Within Macaca nemestrina isolate mMacNem1 chromosome 12, mMacNem.hap1, whole genome shotgun sequence, the genomic segment gttcAAGTGAAAAGTAGTTTATAAATTCTCATGTTCAGATAAGAAAGAGACTCTCACTAGAAAACACAGGTCAAGATTAGAAAGAAACTTCTGTCTGGAAAAATGTTAGAATCAAAGGGTGTTAGTATATCTGTACAAGTAATTAGCTAAACTACAATGACCACAATTTCTATAAACTCAAAAAGTATAAAGGGGAAGAAGGTCATGTCTATGTCTAGTTGAGCGACCTTTCGTAACAACTGAAAAACTGGAAGCTCTTGCCCTGCAGCCAAGTCCATAGCAATAAAATTAACCTCCATTGCCTCTTCTCTGTCAGGGCAGAGCAGGAGGCTGGGGACGGGAGATGAGGTGGGGAGCATTCCTAGACCCAAATAAAAAGTTACCATTTTGCCAGAAATATTATAATCTGTCACTGAAGCTAGCAAATTCATActtaaagagaaaatctgaatcTGCCTTCTGAAAAGTGCAGATTCCTTGCAAGAATTATCTGACTTTCATGTCAGATTCAGACACAGCCTTCTTTCGTCTGCTAGATTTATCATGATCTATCCTGGAGTTCTATCTAAGGCCTCATCAACCACTAAATCACGTTTCTATGCTTCACAGATTCTCAGTTTTTGCGCTGTTATATAAGTTACTCATGTATGCTTTTGTTGATTAAAAACGTGACTAAAATTATAAATGCTGTGAATCTTCacctgaaatgtattttaaaaaacactgtcaCTCAAATCAGTTGTTAACTGCACTAAATTTGAAATTGAAATGTCCTCAATTAATTTAGTTCTGCATATTTCATGTAATAATTGTATACATGAAATTGTATCAGGGAATGCTTCCTAAAGTCCTAAAGGGCCCTtctgcatgttttatttttctaagaaatttgTTATGTGGCTGATTCCTATTACATTTCaccagattttatttattctggtCAGTTTGATGATAGTGAAACTATAAATAGAAATACCTATTCACAGACTATTCTCTTCTTCTAGATGAAAGATGATTACACTGGTAAAGCTGCCTATAGAAAACCATAAATGAAGGCATTGCATGTTGATCCCACCAAGAGGGCGACACTCACCTCGGAAGCGGTTGAGCCTGTCCACCAGTCCAGTGATGGGCCCTAGAGTGAGCTCTGGATTGACAGGCTGCGGCATGTGCAGCAGCACAGACTCACTCCTGCAAGGAAGTTGGTTGAGTTGGTTAAGTTTCCCATGTCTGTGTTTAATAGATTCCAACAGAAAATGCTTCATTCAAATCCACTTCTGATATGGTAATGTACCTTCACAATCCTAGGATGGGTTTGTGGCTCTTAGGGAATCTTTCTAACTATTCACTCCATTTCTAACCTACTGCCACTGAAAGATAAATGCCTCTATCCCTATCTGCCACCAAATAGTTTATCTCTAATTAGGATTCTGAATCCTAAAAACAGGCAATTGTATTCTAGCAACTTCTGCATTGAACTATTCAAAACATAACTCCCAGAGTCACTTGGGAAAGTAAGAAAAGGTTAATGTCTGATAAAATGCATAGGTGATATTCAACATACCACACAAACGCAtgagtacacacacatacacacaccatcacactggCACATTATGGTGTTAGTAAATTATGTTTTCACTTTGTTGGAAACAGCTTGATGTTTTCATAGCACGCCTTGTGCTCCAGCTTGCACTGATGGCCAAAAACATACCTTGCCATGATGTCTCCCAAATCCtgtagggagagagaaagaaagaaaaagtgacttCTTTAGAAAGTTGTTATTCTtgttgggtgaggtggctcacacctgtaatcccagcactttgggaggccaaggtgggtggatcacctgaggtcaggatttccagactagcctggacaacatggcaaaaacccatctctactaaaaatacaaacaaattagctggatgtggtggtgcatgcctgtagtcccagctactcgggaggctgaagcaggagaatgacttgaaccaaggaggcagaagttgcagtgaactgacattGGGCCACTGACTTCGGTCTGGGTTACAGAagaagactctctctcaaaacaaacaaacaaaaattctgccCATCGGGTCTTTAggttttgaaaactttagaattACCATATACTATCACTGCAACTCTTTTACAATGTATTCTCATCTCTAGCAATTATACCAGTAAGACCTACTGACAGAATCAATTTCTGATAAATTCAGGACCCTAAATTTGCATGAGAGAGAAAGGTGTGAGTAGTGACTGTGCATTGCTGCAGCTGTCTACAATCTAGTCTTTTTCAGGCCTAGTCCCCAAAGGTTAATACGGCTGAAATTAAGAGCATTTCAAACCTAGGACTTCCCaataggaggaagaaagaaatgttagTTTTTCCATAATTTCTATGGATTATCCATTGGAGACTAAAGTGAATTTTCACATGAAATTTTTTCTTCCACAGTTTTAATGAAATGTGCTGGAGGAGGAAGCCTGTGGTAGAAAATGATCTATGGAAATCTAGTTGCACAATTCCATAAAGGTTTACTTCCATGATTAGGTTAGCAGTTATCGTTTATCTCTATATGGCTCTCACCATCAATGTGgcagaagaagaaataatgtcTTGGGTACCCAATGGAAGGCAAAGATGTAAAGGGCAGCTAATAGAAAGTATCTCAAGGGGCATCCTCCATTCTTACCTGGAGCAGCTCCACATCTGGTTTATGACACATTTTCATTAGTTCCTGATACATTTCTTTCAAGTGTTTACTCTTTTGATCCATGTTGACCCAACTTCTCTGGAGTTGCTGAAAAATCTCTTGGTACTCCTTGTTCAGTCTTTCTAGATGTTGTTTTTCTTCCCTATGGAGAACTGGATGCAGCTTCCTATACTCACTCCTGATCATCTGTGCCCGTAAAACCACATCGCCCTGTAGAGACATGGATTTTGTAGGTTACATACCCAGGCCTACTTCCACCTCACAGAACCCACAAATTCTTCctcctcatttcttcttttattttccattatttacAAACAGTGTGATGACTTAAACAAGATCTTCCTTCAAAATTTATGTAATTCATCAATTCCCGAACACTTGCAAAATAGCGCTTtagatttaaatgtttaaatatatgtcCTCTTAAATCTGAAATACCAttagaaaacaagtaaaatttatGATTGATTGTCAAATTGTCATGgataatatatataatctttgtTACTCAATTAGTTTGTTGTTTCAATCTCTGtacttcacagactaaacaatCACTGTCAGTAGAAATGATTTTAGTATATTATAACCAGAATCAGAAGCCATCACACAAAAAGGATCTTAGTAAAAAATGTAACCCCCAACTCTCAAACTGACTACCTCTTTTCTGTCTCCTATCTTTCTTCTGTCAAAAGCCATAGGCTCTGTATTGCCCTGCCATTCTAAGAACATGAATCTCCATTCCATTGTGTCTCTCCTCTCATATTGACATAGTTATTCTCTCACTCCCCTAGTCATTTTTTACGCCTTCTCCTCAGCTTTTCATCATGTTACATTTTCTCCTACATGAACTGGTATCATCTGGGTCCTTTGCTATCAGACTTCACCAGCACAGGCACATTTCTTAAATGACTGTTCCTACCTGATTTCTTCCCACTGGCCAACATCATATTCAACATTAAATACCTTTATTTCTCAATTATGTACTATGTAATTAATATTACATAATTCATCTTATTCAGAAAACTCTGCCTGAAATACTTATTAATTTTAAGCACATACTTGCCCTTCcgaatttatatttctttttaacttatcTGAAGAACATTTCCAAAAAACCTGAACAAGCATTATATTGAAGAGTCTGCTTGTTTTCCAGCCTATGAATAAACACAGGACAAAATCTGGCATATGAGAATTTCAACTCAAGTTGCTAATATAAATGTTGTCAGCATGCCTGTCTCAAGCTGGTTGTGAGGACTCACGGTCTCATACTTACCCTCCAGAGGAGGGCTGTTCTTCTCTCCTCATTTAGatttctctgattttcttgaaTCTTTTTCCATAAAATCCTCATTTGCTCTAAGAGCTTCTCCTGCAAAAGAATTATGAGgttaaaaaacagaaagtcaaataccataGATTCCACACTCTGAATGATATACGCAGGCAAGGgatgtaatatataaatacattagagagaagggaaaaaaacaattttttcacTGCTCATCCTCAATTGATATTTTCAGTTCTGAGGTTTCAGAATATAGAACAGTTTAGAAAACTGAAGAGTCAAGATTTCCTGTAACCTGGCTAATGTTCAGTGAAACATCCTGCTTCAGAACCCACTATGCTAGCCCCCTGATTTTGTAGTGTGCTATCCCCATACTCGTTTGTccagtaatataaatatatttcaaaaatacgtTTCTTTGCACTTGTAGTTTTGGTTGCTTTTCAATGCCTTTAGCATTGAACTGTAGAGTCAATAATAAGAACATTTACTTAATCAGTCTCTTTTTGGGTGCAAGCTCCATGAAGGAACGTAGAGTTGCACATTTTATCCAAATGTCATAATTGATACCAAGAACAGCACCTGGCACTCAGTAAAGAAGAGAGTAATCACCATGATGATTCTCATCGTCCTTCTAATCTCTTTAACTCTGCCACCCTCCAGCTTTCAGGTGATTGCAGAGCTATCTCTTACCCGGTGTTCCTCAGCGGCCCCTTCAATGGGATAGTGTTTGTGAGAGCCGTGCTCCTGAGAGTTGGAGCACAGCAAACAGAGCAGACTCTTTTCCACGTCACAGAACATCTTCTTTGTTTCCCTATGGGTCCCACATATTTGTTTCTCAGAGCTCAGGAATTGCCAGAGACTGGCTTTTCTCGCGATGGTCACTAAATTCTTCAGAAGAATATTGGTTTTGAAGTCCTGTTTCCGTGATGGTTCGCGGCATGCAGGGCAGTTGGCAGGACTTTGGGCTTCTTCCCAGGAAATGCAGAGACAGGGCCTAcagaagctgtgcccacagcagATGGTGACAGGGTCTACCAGGTAGTTCGAACAGATGACACAGATGAGTTCCTTCTGGAAGGCATGTGAGAAGTCTGAGTCCATTTTCCTaaggaaagaaaaccacaagAATTTATTCTCCTACCCTGAAGAGACAAAGATCCAAGCAAAGTTTGAATCAGGTTGTGATTGAataatatcctttttttctaGAGAAGTATAGGATTTAATTTGCAatgacagaaataggaaaaatggaaaactaaggcacaaagagACATCAACCTCTAGAAAAAACAACCGTTCTCCAATCGACACATGTCCGGCTTTCCAAACTCTACTTTCTTGCATAGAAGAATGTCAGATTTTCTGAGGTGTTAGTGTCCACCAAATTGCTTAGGGTTCAAGGGTTTCATCAACCTATACTCTCAAGAGGTGAGTCTGAATAATCTGAAAATCAGTAACACTCTTAATTGCCAGTGATTGGTTTAGAGAAGGAAAGCTCACTAAACTCTTCTactctcattattttctttaactaCAACAACCATCTATAATGACTTTTCCAGAAGGACCCTGCTTGAAAAAGTTAGAGCAGAACTCACACCTTTCTCCAAATCAGAAAAAGCTAGCCTTTACTCTCCAAGGTAAAACAGTCAAATCAAGGTAAGGTACCTCTCCAATCTAAAGCTAAGAATCATTGTTCTTCTAGGCTGCTATGTTAATTCAATCAACAAAAACTTTCTGGCATGTTTACTGTTCCTGCACTGTCTGTTAATTTGGGGATATACTGGTTAATATTACAACATCCTTAAAAGACAGATAATTAAATTTACAGAAAGATAATGATAATTGAAGCATTATCATCACTCTTTCACACAGTCAGAAAAATAGTTAGTATTATGCAATAATAATAGGCGCTAgaggcccggcacggtggctcacgcctgtattccgagcactttgggaggccgaggcggccgaggcgggtggatcacgagatcaggagatggagaccatccaggctcacatggtgaaatcctgtctcttctaaaaaatacaaaaaattagccaggagtggtagcggGCACcagtagctgtagtcccagctactcaggaggctgaggcgggagaatggcgtgaacccgggaggcggagcttgcagtgagccaaggtggcgccacagcactccagcctgggcgacagagcaagactccgtctccaaaaagaaaataatacaaataaaacattggCACTAGACATTAACTCAGCGTTTTAAATGAATGTAtgttttgctaaaataaaaataaaaacctaggcCAGGCAAAGTgactccagcctgtaatcccagaattttgggaggccaagtcaggcaggttttttgagctcaggagctctAGACTGGCGACAAAGCAAAATGTCTAGAtcattctgtctctaaaaatacttatataaattttaaaaaataggcccAGCGccgtcgctcacgcctgtaaccctagcactttagaaggcagaggtgggcagatcacaagatcaagagatcgagaccatcctggccaacataaagaaaccccgtctctatttaaaaaaatacacaaattagatgggcgtggtggcaggcgcctagagtcccagctattctggaggctgaggctgaagaatcatttgaacctggaaggcagaggttgcagtgagccgagatggcgccactgcactccagcctggcaatagagcatgattccatctcaaaatagattaattaattaattaattaaaatagataaatagctgaacatggtggcccACGTTTAATCCATAAACCTATGGATtatgtttaatgtaattttaaaaaagaaatggaaccatttttaaaactcagaaaatgaggccaggcgcggtggctcaagcctgtaatcccagcactttgggaggccgagacgggcggatcacgaggtcaggagatcgagaccatcctggctaacacggtgaaaccccgtctctactaaaaaatacaaaaaactagccgggcgaggtggcgggcgcctgtagtcccagctactcgggaggctaaggcaggagaatggcgtgaacccgggaggcggagcttgcagtgagccgagatccggccactgcactccagcctgggcgacagagcgagactccgtctcaaaaaaaaaaaaaaaaaaaaaaaaaaactcagaaaatgagatcattgcattaaaaataatctaaGTTTGCAGATAAAGTCCccaaattttgttttggtttgtaaCCTAATAGTAGCTCCTACTCTGGAATTTGTGTACTTACCTCAGAAATGTATCTATGTTCTCACCAAAGCTTGCTGTCGAATATGATGGATTCCACTCAGGGATGAGAGTCTCACAGTGCAGAGTCGGTAGCTTTTGGAAGTCTCCAAGGCCAGTTGCAAAGTTGCTCTGTGGGCTCTGGAGAAGAATGAGCTTGGCTCCTGAAGTATCCTTTTATGACTCTCTGAAGACCACACCCCTTTCTTCCAATTGATTGCATTTCACAGGGCGTAGGTGGGTGTTAACATAGATGATTAAGTTTcttcaaaatagaaattttatttttatttatatatatatatatattttttgaaaggatTCTGGCTCTgttactggctaatt encodes:
- the LOC139357356 gene encoding tripartite motif-containing protein 43-like, with protein sequence MDSDFSHAFQKELICVICSNYLVDPVTICCGHSFCRPCLCISWEEAQSPANCPACREPSRKQDFKTNILLKNLVTIARKASLWQFLSSEKQICGTHRETKKMFCDVEKSLLCLLCSNSQEHGSHKHYPIEGAAEEHREKLLEQMRILWKKIQENQRNLNEERRTALLWRGDVVLRAQMIRSEYRKLHPVLHREEKQHLERLNKEYQEIFQQLQRSWVNMDQKSKHLKEMYQELMKMCHKPDVELLQDLGDIMARSESVLLHMPQPVNPELTLGPITGLVDRLNRFRVEIAFTWEVTNHNIRLFGDVRRLMFRRGSLNSDRSDYFAAWGTWVFSSGKHYWELDVDSSWDWALGVCKDSWMRKNSTMVTSKDIFLLLCVKVDNRFSLLTTSPLFPHYVEKPLGRVGVFLDFEAGSVSFLNVTRSSLIWSYPAGSLNFPVRPFFSTGHR